The following proteins are co-located in the Candidatus Paracaedibacter acanthamoebae genome:
- a CDS encoding FtsB family cell division protein translates to MKNDLVARFQYVMGPVIAVSLLIYFVYHLIQGERGLLAWGRLKQQVTIAEQKLHAVTTEQQALEQRVHLMRPDSLDTDMLEEQAKEKLNFVRKDEIIIKDDELGG, encoded by the coding sequence GTGAAAAATGATTTAGTCGCGCGCTTTCAATATGTGATGGGGCCGGTTATTGCCGTTAGCTTGCTGATCTATTTTGTCTATCATCTTATCCAGGGAGAGAGAGGGTTGTTGGCTTGGGGGCGGCTGAAGCAACAAGTTACCATAGCTGAACAAAAACTCCACGCTGTAACGACAGAGCAGCAAGCGTTGGAACAACGCGTGCACCTCATGCGTCCTGATAGCTTAGATACGGATATGTTGGAAGAGCAGGCCAAAGAAAAACTCAACTTTGTTCGGAAAGATGAAATTATCATTAAAGATGATGAATTAGGAGGATAA
- a CDS encoding DNA-3-methyladenine glycosylase, with amino-acid sequence MKLDHNFFNRNCAVVAHDLIGKKLVFGEHAGIITETEAYRGADDPASHAHRGITPRSAIMFGPPGKSYVYFIYGMYYCLNIVTEPEGEASAVLIRGLKLLTPPLTHLNGPGKLCRHLGITTRHNGIDLLSDPTFYVSEGIQDVDVNITPRIGIKKATEKPWRFVLTL; translated from the coding sequence ATGAAACTTGACCATAACTTTTTTAATCGTAATTGTGCTGTTGTTGCCCATGATTTAATCGGCAAGAAATTAGTTTTTGGCGAGCATGCTGGAATTATAACAGAAACCGAGGCCTATCGAGGTGCCGATGATCCTGCCTCTCATGCCCACCGGGGAATAACCCCGCGCTCTGCTATTATGTTTGGCCCACCCGGCAAAAGTTATGTTTATTTTATTTATGGCATGTATTACTGCTTGAATATTGTAACAGAACCGGAAGGGGAAGCCAGTGCGGTTTTGATCCGCGGGCTTAAATTACTTACGCCACCGTTGACCCACCTCAACGGCCCTGGAAAACTGTGCCGTCATCTTGGTATTACCACGCGTCATAACGGGATAGACCTTCTTTCTGACCCAACATTCTATGTATCGGAAGGAATACAGGATGTGGATGTCAACATTACGCCGCGCATTGGAATCAAAAAAGCCACGGAAAAACCGTGGCGCTTCGTGTTGACTCTATAA
- a CDS encoding septal ring lytic transglycosylase RlpA family protein — translation MKNHLIIIGLSALLAGCSCTPPTKAAKEICTGTKKPYKIQGKAYHPQDHYDYDEDGVASWYGPGFHQRPTSCGSIYDMHSYTAAHKTLPIPSVVEVTNLENGKNLKLVINDRGPFVDDRIIDLSKKAAQELGTHNKGLVRVRVRAIPEESKDLAAYLKRYGRYGIDPAGRKWDEIYFQEIAGKSPTEEVMAEDPAIVKAVMRSNSHHPPVLQNTVMHSNQHQFRPQNLTFTREEEVIFEELLDTPPSPPVKKSASKPQTKSNASGRHFIQVGSFVQKANADRLKQRLARHGKAAIVRDKQSGNMYSIKLGPYSTRQLAQQKLNLVETEGHHGARLIRN, via the coding sequence GTGAAAAATCATTTAATAATAATCGGTCTATCTGCGCTTTTAGCTGGCTGTAGTTGTACACCGCCGACTAAGGCGGCCAAAGAAATTTGTACCGGCACTAAAAAACCCTATAAAATTCAAGGAAAAGCTTATCACCCTCAAGACCATTATGACTATGATGAAGATGGTGTGGCCTCCTGGTATGGGCCCGGTTTCCATCAGCGTCCCACATCCTGCGGGTCAATTTATGACATGCATTCTTACACTGCTGCCCATAAAACATTACCCATCCCCTCTGTAGTAGAGGTCACCAATCTTGAAAACGGTAAAAACTTAAAGTTAGTCATTAATGATCGCGGCCCCTTTGTGGATGATCGCATTATTGATCTTTCTAAAAAAGCAGCTCAAGAATTGGGAACCCATAATAAAGGACTTGTTCGCGTCAGAGTTAGAGCTATTCCCGAAGAAAGTAAGGATTTAGCCGCCTACCTTAAACGCTATGGACGATATGGCATTGACCCCGCGGGCCGCAAATGGGATGAAATTTATTTCCAAGAAATTGCGGGCAAATCGCCTACTGAAGAAGTCATGGCCGAAGATCCAGCAATTGTTAAAGCCGTCATGCGCAGTAATAGCCACCATCCCCCTGTTTTGCAAAACACGGTCATGCACAGCAATCAGCATCAGTTCAGACCACAAAACTTAACATTCACGCGCGAGGAAGAAGTCATTTTTGAAGAATTGCTGGATACGCCGCCCTCACCTCCCGTTAAAAAATCCGCTTCTAAACCGCAGACGAAAAGCAATGCATCCGGTAGACACTTTATTCAAGTGGGAAGCTTTGTCCAAAAAGCCAATGCAGATCGCCTAAAACAGCGCCTTGCAAGACACGGTAAAGCCGCAATCGTACGTGATAAACAAAGTGGTAATATGTACTCAATTAAATTAGGCCCTTATTCCACGCGTCAA